One window from the genome of Malus domestica chromosome 01, GDT2T_hap1 encodes:
- the LOC114826065 gene encoding uncharacterized protein, with translation MTNISMSPFTNRIEWIDPHRGFTMPHFISYKGDEDPDRHLPQYHDPLQEQRCAYEYSSNRSIKKTSDHLFSIVKDPRETIRDYVKRFKMEKAKIVGCNENIATAAFRNGLPTEHLLFGKLIMGEELTLAALCALAKKHALWDEAKQSNKNESEKKHMECSPTREDLAFETFTKFTVPIGQILHKLKNGPWFELPPPMKGDLTRLDHTKYYAFHQGLGHTTNGCLKWKQYLEKVTNEGRCDEYLDRSTKRPTQAGEVPITP, from the exons atgaccaacataagcatgtCACCATTCACGAATAGGATCGAGTGGATAGATCCACATCGCGGGTTCACTATGCCTCACTTCATTTCGTACAAGGGAGACGAAGATCCGGATCGACATCTACCGCAGTACCATGATCCTCTACAGGAACAACGATGCGCTTAT GAGTATTCGTCTAACCGCTCAATCAAAAAGACATCTGACCATCTCTTCAGCATCGTAAAAGACCCTCGGGAGACAATTCGCGACTATGTCAAGAGGTTCAAAATGGAGAAGGCTAAGATTGTTGGCTGCAACGAAAACATAGCAACGGCAGCATTCAGAAATGGGCTTCCCACCGAACATCTtttattcggaaaattgatcatgggaGAAGAATTGACCCTAGCAGCTTTGTGTGCCTTGGCAAAAAAACATGCATTATGGGACGAGGCCAAGCAGTCTAACAAAAATGAGTCAGAAAAGAAGCACATGGAATGTTCCCCGACCAGAGAAGACTTAGCGTTTGAAACATTCACCAAGTTCACAGTTCCAATCGGCCAAATTCTCCATAAGCTCAAGAATGGACCTTGGTTCGAACTGCCGCCACCCATGAAAGGCGATCTTACCAGGCTGGATCATACAAAATATTACGCATTCCATCAAGGACTAGGTCACACTACCAACGGCTGCCTGAAGTGGAAGCAGTACCTTGAGAAGGTGACAAATGAGGGCCGATGCGACGAGTATCTTGACAGGTCAACAAAACGGCCTACACAAGCAGGGGAAGTTCCCATCACCCCCTGA
- the LOC139196566 gene encoding uncharacterized protein, whose protein sequence is MGGRAAGAGWITGACWVTGAGRAAEAGWITEAGWVMGAGYSMHGALPSSSRMLWEIEEQENELFKQGEEMFNLQVTQNEMEDKEDEKHRMRDEEARSQRASHSYRVIQALAQIYRPSRSTNLDRSSAFPDTYFRSHFRMELHLFNKIMTVVCNHDSYFLQKKDAFGVTDLIPEQKITTTLRVFAYGVSADQVDKIVRMGKSTILKSLMRFCFTIKSIHTAEYLRKLTKMDLQRLLKKVEM, encoded by the exons ATGGGAGGCAGGGCtgcaggagcaggctggattACGGGAGCATGCTGGGTCACGGGAGCAGGCAGGGCTGCAGAAGCAGGTTGGAttacggaagcaggctgggtaATGGGAGCAGGCTACTCAATGCATGGTGCAT tgccttcttcttcaaggatgtTGTGGGAAATCGAGGAGCAAGAGAACGAATTGTTTAAGCAAGGGGAAGAAATGTTCAATCTCCAGGTGAcccaaaatgagatggaagacaAAGAGGATGAGAAACATAGAATGAGAGATGAGGAAGCAAGAAGCCAAAGAGCCTCACATTCCTATCGAGTAATCCAAGCTTTGGCTCAGATTTACAGGCCCAGCCGTTCCacaaaccttgatagaagcag tgcattccctgatacgtactttagaagccattttagaatggaactacatttgttcaacaaaatcatgactgttgtttgcaaccatgattcttattTTCTGCAAAAGAAGGATGCTTTTGGTGTTACGGATCTCAttcctgagcaaaaaattactacTACCTTGCGAGTGTTTGCATATGGAgtatctgcagaccaagtggataaGATAgtgaggatggggaaatcaaccattcttaagtccctgatgaggttttgcttCACAATCAAATCTATCCacaccgcagagtacctccggaAACTTACTAAGATGGACCTACAAAGGCTTTTGAAGAAGGTCGAGATGtga